The following proteins come from a genomic window of Gottfriedia acidiceleris:
- the gatB gene encoding Asp-tRNA(Asn)/Glu-tRNA(Gln) amidotransferase subunit GatB — translation MNFETIIGLEVHVELKTKSKIFSPSPNAFGAEPNTNTGVIDLGYPGVLPVLNEEAVNFGMRAAMALNCEIATETKFDRKNYFYPDNPKAYQISQFDKPIGENGWIEIEVGGKKKRIGITRVHLEEDAGKLNHTDEGYSLVDFNRQGTPLIEIVSEPDMRTPEEAYAYLEKLKSIIQFSGVSDVKMEEGSLRCDANISLRPFGQEEFGTKAELKNLNSFAFVQKGLEHEQVRQEKVLLSGGVIQQETRRYDEATKTTILMRVKEGSDDYRYFPEPDLVELYIDDEWKERVRQSIPELPDARQKRYVEQLGLPAYDAMVLTLTKEMSDFFDETVNYGADAKLASNWLMGEVSAYLNKSQKELHEVALTPENLSSMLKLITDGTISSKIAKKVFTELIENGGDANEIVKAKGLVQLSDEGALRKIVIETLDANPQSIEDFKNGKDRAIGFLVGQMMKATKGQANPPLLNKILMEEIQKR, via the coding sequence ATGAATTTTGAAACGATAATCGGTTTGGAAGTACACGTAGAATTAAAAACAAAATCAAAAATCTTCTCACCAAGCCCTAATGCGTTTGGTGCAGAACCAAATACAAACACTGGTGTAATTGATTTAGGTTATCCAGGTGTGTTACCAGTATTAAATGAAGAAGCTGTAAACTTTGGTATGAGGGCAGCAATGGCATTAAATTGTGAAATTGCTACTGAAACAAAGTTTGACCGAAAAAACTACTTTTATCCTGATAATCCAAAAGCTTACCAAATCTCTCAATTTGATAAGCCAATTGGTGAAAATGGATGGATTGAAATCGAAGTTGGTGGTAAAAAGAAACGGATCGGTATTACTCGCGTTCATTTAGAAGAGGATGCAGGAAAGTTAAATCATACAGATGAAGGATATTCATTAGTAGACTTTAACCGACAAGGAACTCCTTTAATTGAAATCGTTTCTGAGCCGGATATGAGAACTCCTGAAGAGGCTTATGCATATTTAGAAAAACTTAAGTCAATTATTCAATTCAGTGGGGTATCAGATGTAAAAATGGAAGAAGGCTCACTTCGTTGTGATGCAAATATTTCTTTACGTCCATTTGGACAAGAAGAATTTGGTACAAAAGCAGAATTAAAGAACTTAAACTCATTTGCTTTCGTTCAAAAAGGACTAGAGCATGAGCAAGTTCGCCAAGAAAAAGTTTTATTATCTGGCGGAGTAATCCAACAAGAAACACGTCGTTACGATGAAGCTACAAAGACTACAATTTTAATGCGTGTAAAAGAAGGATCGGATGATTACCGTTACTTCCCAGAACCAGACTTAGTTGAACTATACATTGATGATGAGTGGAAAGAACGTGTTCGCCAAAGTATTCCGGAGCTTCCAGATGCTCGTCAAAAACGCTATGTGGAGCAATTAGGTTTGCCAGCATACGATGCAATGGTATTAACTTTAACAAAAGAAATGTCTGATTTCTTCGATGAAACTGTAAACTATGGTGCAGATGCAAAGTTAGCATCTAACTGGTTAATGGGTGAAGTTTCAGCGTACTTAAATAAATCACAAAAAGAATTGCATGAAGTTGCTTTAACACCTGAAAACTTATCTAGTATGCTTAAGTTAATTACAGACGGTACAATCTCTTCTAAGATTGCGAAAAAAGTATTTACTGAGTTAATCGAAAACGGTGGAGATGCAAATGAAATTGTAAAAGCAAAAGGCTTAGTACAATTATCTGATGAAGGCGCTCTTCGCAAAATCGTTATTGAAACTCTTGATGCTAACCCACAGTCAATTGAAGACTTTAAAAATGGTAAGGACCGTGCTATTGGTTTCCTTGTTGGTCAAATGATGAAAGCGACTAAAGGCCAAGCAAATCCACCACTATTAAATAAGATTTTAATGGAAGAAATTCAAAAAAGATAA
- a CDS encoding formate/nitrite transporter family protein, whose amino-acid sequence MENKPFMNVEYFALKKLKIYRDSVLRFLLRAIMASMFIGFGVIVAFKSSNFFHATYTPFDYLMAAITITVALLLIAYGGADLFIGNIFYFAYTAIRGKMNWLEVLNLWLITYIGNILGAGCFSLLIHITGLYNDPTVKWISFCMHQQANHIIESF is encoded by the coding sequence ATGGAAAACAAACCGTTTATGAATGTAGAGTATTTTGCTCTAAAAAAGTTAAAAATTTACCGAGATAGTGTTTTGCGTTTTTTATTAAGAGCAATAATGGCTAGTATGTTTATAGGCTTCGGAGTTATAGTAGCATTTAAATCAAGTAATTTCTTTCATGCTACGTATACACCTTTTGACTACTTAATGGCTGCTATAACAATTACCGTCGCCCTGCTTCTAATTGCATACGGTGGCGCTGATCTATTTATAGGAAACATATTTTATTTTGCCTATACTGCCATTAGAGGAAAAATGAATTGGCTAGAGGTGCTTAATTTGTGGCTTATTACTTACATTGGAAATATACTAGGTGCTGGTTGTTTTTCATTATTAATTCATATAACAGGATTATATAATGACCCAACAGTTAAGTGGATATCCTTTTGTATGCACCAACAAGCCAACCATATTATTGAGTCATTTTGA
- a CDS encoding diacylglycerol kinase: MMKRARIIYNPTSGREIFKKKLPDVLQLFEQAGYETSCHATTGAGDATIAAREACERKFDLVVACGGDGTLNEVISGMAEQEYRPKLGLIPVGTTNDFARAIGVNVSIMEAAEVITNGQTVPLDIGRVDDKYFVNILAAGKITELTYEVPSKLKTMLGQLAYYLKGIEMLPRVKPTRLKIEYDGKVFDEEAYLFLLSNTNSVGGFEKIAPEASINDGQFDLLVLKKSNIAEIIRVCAQLLSGQHVQNEYVLYTRASHLKIMSDDKLLLNIDGEYGGETPCTVDMLYNHLEIYVP; this comes from the coding sequence ATGATGAAACGTGCAAGAATTATCTACAACCCTACTTCTGGTCGTGAAATTTTTAAGAAAAAGCTTCCCGATGTGTTGCAATTGTTCGAGCAAGCGGGTTATGAAACCTCTTGTCATGCAACAACCGGTGCAGGTGATGCGACAATCGCAGCAAGAGAAGCATGTGAACGAAAATTTGATTTAGTTGTAGCTTGCGGTGGAGATGGAACACTTAATGAAGTCATTAGTGGTATGGCAGAACAAGAATATCGACCAAAGTTAGGATTAATCCCGGTTGGGACAACAAATGATTTTGCTAGAGCAATTGGTGTGAATGTTTCAATTATGGAAGCGGCTGAAGTCATAACAAATGGGCAAACTGTACCCCTTGATATTGGAAGAGTTGATGATAAATATTTTGTAAATATTTTAGCTGCCGGTAAAATTACAGAATTAACATATGAAGTACCTAGCAAACTAAAAACAATGTTAGGACAACTAGCATATTATTTAAAAGGTATTGAAATGTTACCAAGGGTTAAGCCTACTCGATTAAAAATTGAGTACGATGGAAAAGTCTTTGATGAAGAAGCGTATTTGTTCTTATTATCGAATACAAATTCAGTTGGTGGATTTGAAAAAATTGCACCAGAGGCAAGTATTAATGATGGGCAATTTGATTTATTAGTCTTAAAGAAATCAAATATAGCCGAAATCATCAGAGTATGTGCACAGCTATTAAGTGGTCAGCATGTACAAAATGAATATGTTCTTTATACTAGAGCAAGCCACTTGAAAATTATGTCTGATGATAAACTACTATTAAATATTGATGGTGAGTATGGTGGAGAAACACCATGTACTGTTGATATGCTTTACAACCACTTAGAAATCTATGTACCATAA